The genomic window ATAGTGGCTTTTTACTTAAGCCTTACCTTAAGCAAGTATAATCACCTTAATTTTGTGCTATGAAAGTAGAAATCTGGTCGGACGTAATGTGTCCGTTTTGCTATATCGGGAAAAGACATTTTGAACAGGCGATAGAAAAATTACCTTTCAAAAATGAAATTGAGGTGGATTGGAAGAGCTATCAGCTTAATCCAGCGTATCACAATACCAATAACGAATCGGTGTACGATTACCTTTCGCGGAGTAAGGGAATGCCGATTGAGCAAGCTAAACAAATGACAAAACAGGTGGTTGATATGGCTGCAAACGCTGGTTTGAAGATAGATTTTGACACGAATATTCCTGCAAATACCTTCAATGCTCATCGTTTGATCCATTTGGCGGCAAAACATAATCTTCAGGATTTAGCCGAAGAAAAACTGTTTGAAGCACATTTTGTAAACAGCAAAAATATTGGCGAAACGAGTGTTTTGGTTGATCTTGCTGTAGAAATTGGCTTGGCTAAAGATGAAGCTGAATCAGTTCTGAATGGAAATGAGTTTGCTGAAGCTGTCCGTTATGATATTTATGAAAGCCAGAATTTAGGAATCCGTGGTGTGCCTTATTTTGTAATGGACCGCAAGTACGGTGTTTCCGGTGCTCAGCCAGTTCAGGCTTTTACCGATGCGCTTACCCAAAGTTTTACGGAGTGGAAAG from Flavobacterium sp. W4I14 includes these protein-coding regions:
- a CDS encoding putative DsbA family dithiol-disulfide isomerase (product_source=COG2761; cath_funfam=3.40.30.10; cog=COG2761; pfam=PF01323; superfamily=52833); protein product: MKVEIWSDVMCPFCYIGKRHFEQAIEKLPFKNEIEVDWKSYQLNPAYHNTNNESVYDYLSRSKGMPIEQAKQMTKQVVDMAANAGLKIDFDTNIPANTFNAHRLIHLAAKHNLQDLAEEKLFEAHFVNSKNIGETSVLVDLAVEIGLAKDEAESVLNGNEFAEAVRYDIYESQNLGIRGVPYFVMDRKYGVSGAQPVQAFTDALTQSFTEWKETQPKTTLTLLNKKDDAVCDENGCEI